A window of Campylobacter ureolyticus contains these coding sequences:
- a CDS encoding NrdR family transcriptional regulator, producing the protein MICPYCANEKTNVIATVKGLVNERFRKCPKCGRTFSTIEKIKVKDDELIEYEKVVKGSLKGS; encoded by the coding sequence ATGATCTGTCCATATTGTGCTAATGAAAAAACAAATGTCATCGCTACTGTTAAAGGGCTAGTTAATGAAAGGTTTAGAAAATGCCCAAAATGCGGTAGGACTTTTAGCACAATCGAAAAAATAAAAGTAAAAGATGATGAATTAATCGAGTATGAAAAGGTGGTTAAAGGGAGTTTAAAGGGTAGCTAA
- a CDS encoding Abi family protein has translation MSKLKLNIDEQITNMKSKGIKFNIITENEAKHLLEYSSYYFKIKSYCRNYQKINDKYINLEFAYLYELSKIDMYLRRIIIDISLNIEHTLKTAILRDFNMLPSNGEDIVNGFLNSRYGRSTRDYINRQRGDESVSNRLITNNTPPNMPFWVLVEVIQFGDLRKLYKYFYQRFARFKSVRDRRELDKMIFSTKSLRNLAAHNNCIITNIFDNSARLPICKDELTPFKMQIEKNLNDSIDETLKNRYIGDFLMMMWLAMRIIKSDGLKNHIKMKISEFFKKTCMSKKRKRYFFKNRRFRDRVCLIYRSYKTLSNI, from the coding sequence ATGAGTAAGCTAAAATTAAATATAGACGAACAAATAACTAATATGAAAAGCAAAGGTATTAAATTTAATATAATAACTGAAAATGAAGCCAAACATCTTTTAGAGTATTCAAGTTATTATTTTAAAATAAAGTCTTATTGTAGAAACTATCAAAAAATAAATGATAAATATATAAATTTAGAATTTGCTTATTTGTATGAATTATCAAAAATAGATATGTATCTTAGAAGAATTATTATAGACATATCATTAAATATTGAACACACACTAAAAACAGCTATACTTAGAGACTTTAATATGCTTCCTAGCAATGGAGAAGATATAGTAAATGGGTTTTTAAACTCAAGATATGGGCGAAGTACAAGAGATTATATAAATCGACAAAGGGGCGATGAAAGTGTATCAAACAGGTTAATAACTAATAATACACCACCAAATATGCCTTTTTGGGTTTTAGTAGAAGTTATACAATTTGGTGATTTAAGAAAATTATATAAATATTTTTATCAAAGATTTGCTAGGTTTAAAAGTGTAAGAGATAGGAGAGAACTAGATAAAATGATATTTTCTACAAAAAGTTTAAGAAATTTAGCAGCACATAATAATTGTATAATCACAAATATATTTGATAATAGTGCTAGACTTCCAATTTGTAAAGATGAATTAACACCTTTTAAAATGCAAATAGAAAAAAACTTAAATGATTCAATAGATGAAACTTTAAAAAATAGATATATAGGTGACTTTTTGATGATGATGTGGTTAGCTATGAGAATAATCAAAAGTGATGGTTTAAAAAATCATATAAAAATGAAAATAAGTGAATTTTTCAAAAAAACATGTATGAGTAAAAAACGAAAAAGATATTTTTTTAAAAATCGTAGATTTAGAGATAGGGTTTGTTTAATTTATAGAAGTTATAAAACATTAAGCAATATTTAA
- a CDS encoding phage virion morphogenesis protein, with translation MGVKITGIEDIQKSLLSLEKKTKNLKPTLRAIGEMVRSCIDESFENEISPFNQKWKPISSNTAFSYAGGKTKAFKKGGKSLKSGFLKRYGVYGDKRILIESSNLKDSWGVRVDNKSVVVESYAKSRGFPYGLTHQFGSAKKGIPARPFLSVDKNGNLERNLKNDILEHIEDDLLKGD, from the coding sequence ATGGGAGTTAAAATAACAGGCATTGAAGATATTCAAAAAAGCCTTTTAAGCTTAGAGAAAAAAACCAAGAATTTAAAGCCTACTTTAAGGGCAATCGGTGAGATGGTGCGCTCTTGCATTGATGAAAGTTTTGAAAATGAAATTAGCCCATTTAATCAGAAGTGGAAGCCAATATCATCAAATACCGCATTTAGCTATGCAGGTGGAAAAACTAAAGCTTTTAAAAAAGGTGGCAAGTCTTTAAAAAGTGGCTTTTTAAAGCGTTATGGGGTTTATGGCGATAAAAGAATTTTAATAGAAAGCTCAAATTTAAAAGATAGCTGGGGTGTTAGAGTTGATAATAAAAGCGTTGTGGTTGAGAGCTATGCAAAATCACGCGGTTTTCCATATGGCTTAACACATCAGTTTGGCTCAGCTAAAAAGGGCATTCCTGCAAGACCTTTTTTATCAGTTGATAAAAACGGAAATTTAGAAAGAAATTTAAAAAATGATATTTTAGAGCATATTGAAGATGATTTATTAAAAGGGGATTAA
- a CDS encoding S24 family peptidase → MTMEQINERLKDILSNKFKDKLIKDKDVADALGIDPNNYAQLKFRNSVPYKQILDFLFKEGISINLFFYGKDASNSDNLKTLRMFDVGASLGGGANNDDESFENVVISEQILEKSNVKFLGKIDIIKAIGESMEPYIMDGDSCFIAVGAEFKDGEIYAINTPDGLMIKECYKQGDEFMLISYNPIYLPVRYSIYECKIVGMFIGIIRGRGKLKINLKEV, encoded by the coding sequence ATGACAATGGAACAAATCAATGAAAGATTAAAAGATATCTTATCAAATAAATTTAAAGATAAACTCATAAAAGATAAAGACGTGGCTGATGCTTTAGGAATAGATCCAAACAACTACGCCCAGCTCAAATTTAGAAACTCAGTACCATATAAACAGATACTAGATTTTTTGTTTAAAGAAGGGATTTCAATTAATCTCTTTTTTTATGGCAAAGACGCTAGTAATAGCGATAATTTAAAAACATTAAGGATGTTTGATGTGGGGGCTTCTTTAGGCGGTGGGGCAAATAATGATGATGAAAGCTTTGAAAATGTGGTTATAAGTGAGCAAATTTTAGAAAAAAGTAATGTTAAGTTTTTAGGAAAGATTGATATAATCAAAGCTATTGGAGAAAGCATGGAGCCTTATATAATGGATGGGGATAGTTGTTTTATAGCAGTAGGAGCTGAGTTTAAAGATGGTGAAATTTATGCTATAAACACACCTGATGGGCTTATGATAAAAGAGTGCTACAAGCAAGGTGATGAGTTTATGCTAATATCTTATAATCCTATCTACTTGCCAGTAAGATACAGTATTTATGAGTGTAAGATAGTGGGAATGTTTATAGGCATTATAAGAGGTAGAGGAAAGCTTAAGATAAATCTAAAAGAAGTTTAG
- a CDS encoding NAD(P)H-dependent glycerol-3-phosphate dehydrogenase, with amino-acid sequence MAKIAVIGAGKWGSALYDAFSFQNECIITSRTKKDISNFVSLEEALKCEYLVFSLSSQITKSWLEKNFVYNNQKLLVASKGINAKSGEFLHEIFAKFVSEGNLATLSGPSFSSEVLKKLPCAIVVSSKNDSLAKEFCSFFPHYIKAYSSDDVIGAEVCGAYKNVIAIASGICDGLNLGNNARASLISRGLVEIARFGKFFGAKDETFLGLSGAGDLFLTASSNLSRNYRVGFGLAQGKKIDEILEELGEVAEGILTSKAILKLANLHNIYTPIAREVSLTIDGKDPKKSLADLLRHK; translated from the coding sequence ATGGCTAAGATAGCAGTTATTGGAGCTGGAAAATGGGGAAGTGCACTTTACGATGCTTTTAGCTTTCAAAATGAATGCATTATAACTTCAAGAACTAAAAAAGATATATCTAACTTTGTTAGCCTAGAGGAAGCTTTAAAATGTGAGTATTTAGTATTTAGTCTTTCATCTCAAATAACTAAGTCTTGGCTTGAGAAAAATTTTGTTTATAATAACCAAAAACTTTTAGTTGCCTCAAAAGGGATAAATGCCAAAAGTGGAGAGTTTTTACATGAAATTTTTGCTAAATTTGTTAGTGAAGGCAATTTAGCAACTCTTTCTGGGCCATCATTTTCAAGCGAGGTTTTAAAAAAGTTACCTTGCGCTATTGTTGTTAGTTCTAAAAATGATAGTCTAGCAAAAGAGTTTTGCTCATTTTTTCCACACTATATTAAGGCTTATTCATCAGATGATGTTATAGGAGCTGAAGTTTGCGGTGCATATAAAAATGTCATTGCAATAGCAAGTGGAATATGCGATGGGTTAAATTTAGGCAACAACGCAAGAGCTAGTCTAATTTCTCGTGGTCTTGTAGAAATAGCAAGATTTGGTAAATTTTTTGGTGCAAAAGATGAAACTTTTTTAGGGCTTAGTGGTGCAGGGGATTTATTTTTAACTGCATCAAGCAATTTATCAAGAAATTATAGAGTAGGCTTTGGTTTGGCACAAGGTAAAAAAATAGATGAAATTTTGGAAGAATTGGGCGAGGTTGCTGAGGGAATTTTAACCTCAAAAGCTATTTTAAAACTGGCAAATTTGCATAATATATATACGCCAATAGCAAGAGAAGTTTCACTAACAATAGATGGAAAAGATCCTAAAAAAAGTCTAGCTGATCTTTTAAGACATAAATAA
- the gatB gene encoding Asp-tRNA(Asn)/Glu-tRNA(Gln) amidotransferase subunit GatB: MVFETVIGLEVHCQLNTKSKIFCSCSTSFGDKQNTHVCPVCLALPGALPVLNKEAVKKAISFGTAVNAKINQNSVFDRKNYFYPDLPKAYQISQFTIPIVEHGELYIDTDEVSNKRIGITRAHLEEDAGKNNHESDRSLVDLNRAGTPLLEIVSEPDLRSSDEAVAYLKKLHSILRFINISDANMQEGSFRCDVNVSIRPKGESKYGTRVEIKNLNSFKFIQKAIEYEVYRQISAYEDGKYETEVVQETRLFDTVNLTTKSMRSKEDSAEYRYFPDPDLLPIHISDEMMKEATNIPELPSAKLKRYVEKLEIKESDAKVIIDDYAMAVYFEDLISKGHDPKLCVTWLTVELLGRLKNGLTIETSPVNSLRMSELLKRIEDNTISQKAAKDVLDNMMENNAKVDDIIDKLGLKQISDDASILAVIDEVLSKNSDKVAEYKSGKDKLFGFFVGQVMKAGKGAFNPAKVNELLKAKL; the protein is encoded by the coding sequence ATGGTATTTGAAACAGTTATTGGTTTAGAAGTTCATTGTCAGTTAAATACAAAAAGCAAGATTTTTTGTTCTTGCTCTACAAGTTTTGGAGATAAACAAAATACTCATGTTTGCCCTGTTTGCTTAGCACTTCCTGGAGCTTTGCCGGTTTTAAACAAAGAAGCTGTTAAAAAGGCAATTAGCTTTGGAACGGCTGTAAATGCAAAGATTAATCAAAACTCTGTTTTTGATAGAAAAAACTATTTTTATCCAGATCTTCCAAAAGCTTATCAAATTTCTCAATTTACTATCCCTATTGTTGAGCATGGAGAGTTATATATAGACACAGACGAAGTAAGCAATAAGAGAATAGGAATTACAAGAGCTCATCTTGAAGAAGACGCTGGTAAAAACAATCATGAAAGCGATAGAAGCTTGGTTGATTTAAATAGAGCCGGAACTCCACTTTTAGAAATTGTCAGCGAGCCAGATTTAAGAAGTAGTGATGAAGCAGTTGCTTATCTTAAAAAACTTCACTCAATTTTAAGGTTTATTAATATAAGTGATGCAAATATGCAAGAAGGAAGCTTTAGATGCGATGTTAATGTTAGTATTCGTCCAAAAGGTGAGAGTAAATACGGCACAAGAGTTGAGATAAAAAATTTAAACTCATTTAAATTTATACAAAAAGCAATTGAGTATGAGGTATATCGTCAAATTTCAGCTTATGAAGATGGCAAATATGAAACTGAAGTTGTTCAAGAAACAAGGCTTTTTGATACAGTTAATTTAACAACTAAATCAATGAGAAGCAAAGAAGATAGTGCAGAATACCGATATTTCCCAGATCCTGATTTGCTTCCTATCCATATAAGTGATGAAATGATGAAAGAAGCTACTAATATACCTGAGCTTCCTAGCGCAAAGCTTAAAAGGTATGTTGAAAAGCTCGAGATAAAAGAAAGTGATGCAAAAGTTATTATTGATGATTATGCTATGGCTGTTTATTTTGAAGATTTAATCTCTAAAGGACACGATCCAAAACTTTGTGTTACTTGGCTTACAGTTGAGCTTTTAGGAAGACTTAAAAATGGTTTAACTATAGAAACAAGCCCAGTTAATAGTTTAAGAATGAGTGAGCTTTTAAAAAGGATTGAAGATAATACTATATCTCAAAAAGCAGCAAAAGATGTGCTTGATAATATGATGGAGAACAATGCAAAAGTTGATGATATTATCGATAAGCTTGGCTTAAAACAAATTAGCGATGATGCTTCAATTTTAGCAGTTATAGATGAAGTATTATCTAAAAATAGTGATAAGGTTGCTGAATACAAAAGTGGAAAAGATAAACTTTTTGGGTTTTTTGTAGGACAAGTTATGAAGGCTGGAAAAGGTGCGTTTAATCCTGCAAAAGTAAACGAACTTTTAAAAGCTAAACTTTAA
- a CDS encoding F0F1 ATP synthase subunit A — translation MLKDIFLFAGSLITYNHTFIYVFHFLLIVAIVVMLARMATNSLQLVPYGAQNIFEAYINGIISIGKDAMGSYELARRYLPLVGTLGLVIFTANIVGMVPGFESPTASLNLTLALTTCVFIYYHYQGIKINGFFKYMKSFCGPIKVMAPFMFVIEMVSHLSRIVSLSFRLFGNIKGDDLFLLVMLTLAPWFVPMIPYALLTFMAILQTFIFVVLSYVYLAGAVVIDEH, via the coding sequence ATGCTAAAAGATATATTTTTATTTGCTGGTAGTTTGATTACTTATAATCACACTTTTATTTATGTATTTCACTTTTTACTTATCGTTGCTATTGTGGTCATGCTTGCTAGAATGGCGACAAACTCGCTTCAACTCGTGCCTTATGGTGCTCAAAATATCTTTGAAGCTTATATAAATGGCATTATTTCCATTGGAAAGGATGCGATGGGAAGCTATGAGTTAGCAAGGAGATATTTACCACTTGTTGGGACTTTGGGTCTTGTTATTTTTACAGCAAATATCGTTGGTATGGTTCCTGGCTTTGAGTCGCCAACGGCTAGTTTGAATTTAACTCTTGCACTTACAACTTGTGTTTTTATCTATTATCACTATCAAGGCATTAAGATAAATGGCTTTTTTAAATATATGAAAAGCTTTTGTGGTCCAATAAAAGTTATGGCTCCGTTTATGTTTGTGATTGAGATGGTATCACATCTTTCAAGGATTGTTTCTTTATCATTTCGTTTGTTTGGAAATATAAAAGGTGATGATTTGTTCTTACTTGTTATGCTAACACTCGCACCTTGGTTTGTTCCGATGATTCCTTATGCACTTTTGACTTTTATGGCTATACTTCAAACATTTATTTTTGTTGTTTTAAGTTATGTTTATTTAGCAGGTGCTGTTGTAATCGACGAGCATTAA
- a CDS encoding TSUP family transporter, protein MEFEIWQIILLVGVAFIGGFIDAIAGGGGLICLPALMAVGVPPHAALATNKLQGCFGTLSATVNFTRKGFINFKEIFIGIIFTLIGACTGTISVLFIDPKFLNYIIPILLIFVVVYTIFSPNLGETQKKAKMSKNAFFIIFGLLIGFYDGFLGPGTGSFWTFAFLGVLGLSMKQAVANTKILNFTSNIVALIVFIFGGHILWLIGLLMGIGQMIGGYLGSNMVIKKDVKFIKTLFLIMVCATILKILYDIVK, encoded by the coding sequence ATGGAGTTTGAAATTTGGCAAATCATACTTTTAGTGGGGGTTGCTTTTATTGGTGGTTTTATTGATGCAATTGCTGGTGGTGGAGGATTGATATGCTTGCCTGCACTTATGGCAGTTGGTGTACCACCTCACGCAGCACTTGCTACGAATAAACTTCAAGGATGTTTTGGGACACTTTCAGCAACTGTAAATTTTACTAGAAAAGGTTTCATAAATTTTAAAGAGATTTTTATAGGTATTATTTTTACGCTTATTGGTGCTTGCACAGGAACTATAAGTGTGCTTTTTATAGATCCAAAATTTTTAAATTATATAATTCCTATTTTGCTTATCTTTGTTGTAGTTTATACTATTTTTTCACCAAATTTAGGTGAAACACAAAAAAAAGCAAAGATGAGTAAAAATGCGTTTTTTATTATTTTTGGGCTTTTAATAGGGTTTTATGATGGGTTTTTAGGACCTGGAACTGGTAGTTTTTGGACTTTTGCATTTCTTGGTGTTTTAGGGCTATCGATGAAACAAGCTGTTGCAAACACAAAAATTTTAAACTTTACTTCAAATATTGTAGCTTTAATAGTATTTATATTTGGCGGGCATATTTTATGGCTTATTGGGCTTTTGATGGGCATTGGTCAGATGATAGGCGGATATTTGGGTTCAAACATGGTGATTAAAAAAGATGTAAAATTTATAAAAACTCTGTTTTTAATCATGGTTTGTGCGACAATTTTAAAAATTTTATATGATATTGTAAAATAA
- a CDS encoding TIGR02757 family protein: MQNLKTLLDYHADIKNCKENLYANPDPLWVAAKFKEPNIALISALFAYGNARLIVKFLNSLNFELLNENDNEIRNFYKNKKYRFQNSRDVAEIFITIKRLKNDENIENLIKKGFEKGENLAYGINNLISTIYSLNDYRSDGYEFFFGKNFDKKPKSPYKRYNMFLRWMVRDKDIDLGLFRSIDKKDLLMPLDVHTHRVSLKLGLMSRKTYDFEAVLELTNRLREFDKNDPIKYDFGLYRLGQSGEIDEILEDI, from the coding sequence ATGCAAAACCTTAAAACCTTACTTGATTATCACGCTGATATTAAAAATTGCAAAGAAAATTTGTATGCAAATCCAGACCCACTTTGGGTTGCTGCTAAGTTTAAAGAGCCAAATATCGCATTAATTAGTGCTTTGTTTGCTTATGGAAATGCTAGGTTGATAGTTAAATTTTTAAATTCTTTAAATTTTGAACTTTTAAATGAAAATGACAATGAAATAAGAAATTTCTATAAAAATAAAAAATATAGGTTTCAAAACTCACGCGATGTTGCTGAGATATTTATAACTATAAAACGCCTTAAAAATGATGAAAATATAGAAAATTTGATAAAAAAAGGCTTTGAAAAAGGCGAAAATTTAGCTTATGGTATTAATAATTTAATTTCTACAATTTATTCACTAAATGATTATAGAAGCGATGGTTATGAGTTTTTCTTTGGTAAAAACTTTGATAAAAAACCAAAATCCCCTTATAAGAGATACAATATGTTTTTAAGATGGATGGTAAGAGATAAAGACATTGATTTGGGGCTTTTTAGAAGTATTGATAAAAAAGATTTATTAATGCCACTTGATGTTCATACACACAGAGTTTCTTTAAAATTAGGTTTAATGAGTAGAAAAACTTATGATTTTGAAGCAGTTTTGGAGTTAACTAATAGACTTAGAGAATTTGATAAAAATGATCCCATAAAGTATGATTTTGGACTTTATAGGCTTGGTCAAAGTGGCGAAATAGATGAAATTTTAGAAGATATTTAA
- the rsmD gene encoding 16S rRNA (guanine(966)-N(2))-methyltransferase RsmD, protein MNFVNKPINLNKIFTQINSGKLKGKKLLIPPKSTTRSTKSLVKGSFFDTFRFEFANKIFIEMFSGSGVMAAEALSNGAKKCYGFEKDKAAFEILKSNFKGISSDLIAINNDCFNGLQALLKENNDEFIIYFDPPFDIRDGYDDIYKKVCEAIKNLSNYNAFLVAIEHNSDVKFDETIGKFKLFKSKKFGKTSMTYFKKKKFNAKP, encoded by the coding sequence ATGAATTTTGTAAATAAACCTATTAATTTAAATAAAATTTTTACACAAATTAACAGCGGAAAATTAAAAGGCAAAAAGCTTTTAATTCCACCAAAGAGCACAACAAGAAGTACAAAAAGCTTAGTAAAAGGCTCTTTTTTTGATACTTTTAGATTTGAATTTGCAAATAAAATATTTATAGAGATGTTTTCTGGAAGTGGCGTAATGGCGGCTGAAGCACTAAGTAATGGTGCGAAAAAATGCTACGGTTTTGAAAAAGATAAGGCTGCATTTGAAATTTTAAAATCAAATTTTAAAGGTATAAGCAGTGATTTAATCGCAATTAACAATGATTGTTTTAATGGCTTGCAAGCTCTTTTAAAAGAAAATAATGATGAGTTTATAATCTATTTTGATCCGCCATTTGACATAAGAGATGGCTATGATGATATTTATAAAAAAGTGTGTGAGGCAATAAAAAATTTATCTAATTACAATGCTTTTTTAGTAGCGATTGAACACAATAGCGATGTTAAATTTGATGAAACAATAGGCAAATTTAAACTTTTTAAATCAAAAAAATTTGGAAAAACAAGCATGACTTATTTTAAAAAAAAGAAATTTAATGCAAAACCTTAA
- a CDS encoding SAM-dependent methyltransferase: MKFSEFIDSWLFGEDGYYQKGIKIGKEGDFYTSVSVGSFFGICIAKYIMSFNENFEIVEIGANEGHLICDIIQGIYTFDKTKLKNFEFFIVEPFKNLRTIQKTNFENKIGKEVKLNHLPSLKEAKFKNAFFISNELFDTFKCEVVDNEKMLFIENFKPIFKTASKEIVDLAKKQGIKKGEVVLELDKFLLEIYQSSKKFRFLSFDYGDFAPRDDFTLRVFSKHQVYNFFDIKNLKEFYQKSDITYNVVFKNIKDKFLKFKDVQFENFCSQSKALINFKADEILETLLKNAGENAYKNGVLQLKRLIIEMGEKFKMIEFSKGY; this comes from the coding sequence ATGAAATTTAGTGAATTTATCGACAGCTGGCTTTTTGGCGAAGATGGATATTATCAAAAAGGTATAAAAATTGGCAAGGAAGGCGATTTTTATACCTCAGTAAGCGTGGGTTCTTTTTTTGGAATTTGTATTGCAAAATATATAATGAGTTTTAATGAAAACTTTGAAATAGTTGAAATAGGCGCAAACGAAGGGCATTTGATTTGTGATATAATCCAAGGAATTTATACTTTTGATAAAACAAAACTTAAAAATTTTGAATTTTTTATAGTTGAACCATTTAAAAATTTAAGAACAATTCAAAAAACAAATTTTGAAAATAAAATAGGCAAAGAAGTAAAACTAAATCATTTGCCAAGTCTAAAAGAGGCTAAATTTAAAAATGCTTTTTTTATATCAAATGAGCTTTTTGATACTTTTAAATGTGAAGTTGTGGATAATGAAAAGATGCTGTTTATTGAAAATTTTAAACCTATATTTAAAACTGCTTCAAAAGAAATTGTAGATTTAGCTAAAAAACAGGGTATAAAAAAAGGTGAAGTTGTTTTGGAATTGGATAAATTTTTATTAGAAATTTATCAAAGTTCAAAAAAATTTAGATTTTTAAGTTTTGATTATGGTGATTTTGCACCAAGAGATGATTTTACTTTAAGGGTTTTTTCAAAACATCAAGTTTATAATTTTTTTGATATTAAAAATTTAAAAGAATTTTATCAAAAAAGTGATATTACTTATAACGTTGTTTTTAAAAATATTAAAGATAAGTTTTTGAAATTTAAAGATGTACAATTTGAGAATTTTTGCTCTCAAAGCAAGGCATTAATAAATTTTAAAGCAGATGAAATTTTAGAAACTTTACTTAAAAATGCTGGTGAAAATGCCTATAAAAATGGTGTTTTGCAGCTTAAAAGACTAATAATTGAAATGGGTGAAAAATTTAAAATGATAGAGTTTAGCAAAGGATATTAA
- a CDS encoding aspartate aminotransferase family protein, with product MSYLMSNYKKEDIVFIEGKNSVLIDKNGKDYIDFAAGIGVCSLGHANDKILKTINKQSKKILHTSNLYKNETQEKLAKKISKLLGYKTYAFFCNSGAEANECAIKLARKYGTKNFKEKKYEILSLKNSFHGRTIATLKLTGQDKFHSENFAPYPDGFKFFDSIDEIIENISEKTVAVIIELVQGEGGVRALDKDSVAKLSEVLKQRNLLLITDEVQCGVYRTSEFVASKEYGIKPDIITFAKGLGGGVPIGACVSKEDIFTFGDHGSTFGGNNLVTNVALTTLDELVKLKKSGDLDKNIKNFKKHLDDIIEDYPLIFEKRTGLGLMQGLVLKDSKNLDIIYKKCLENGLLILKSGTNILRFLPPLNIDKDEIKEGFKRFKTSLKCL from the coding sequence ATGAGCTATTTAATGAGTAATTATAAAAAAGAAGATATAGTTTTTATAGAAGGTAAAAATTCTGTTTTAATAGATAAAAATGGTAAAGATTATATTGATTTTGCAGCTGGAATTGGAGTTTGTTCTTTAGGTCATGCAAATGATAAAATTTTAAAAACTATAAATAAGCAAAGTAAAAAAATACTTCATACTTCAAATTTATATAAAAATGAAACGCAAGAAAAACTTGCTAAAAAAATATCAAAATTACTAGGTTATAAAACATACGCGTTTTTTTGCAACTCAGGAGCTGAGGCAAATGAGTGTGCAATAAAACTTGCTAGAAAATACGGCACCAAAAATTTTAAAGAAAAAAAGTATGAAATTTTATCTTTAAAAAACTCATTTCACGGCCGAACAATTGCAACTTTAAAGCTAACTGGACAAGATAAATTTCATTCTGAAAATTTTGCACCATATCCTGATGGGTTTAAGTTTTTTGACTCAATTGATGAGATTATAGAAAACATTAGTGAAAAAACTGTGGCTGTTATTATAGAGCTTGTCCAAGGTGAGGGTGGTGTAAGAGCTCTTGATAAAGATAGTGTTGCAAAGCTAAGTGAAGTTTTAAAACAAAGAAATTTACTTTTAATAACAGATGAGGTTCAGTGCGGTGTATATAGAACTAGTGAGTTTGTAGCCTCTAAAGAGTATGGTATCAAACCAGATATCATAACCTTTGCCAAAGGACTTGGTGGTGGTGTTCCAATAGGAGCTTGCGTAAGCAAAGAAGATATTTTTACATTTGGAGATCATGGAAGTACTTTTGGTGGAAATAATTTAGTAACAAATGTCGCACTTACAACGCTTGATGAACTTGTAAAACTTAAAAAAAGTGGCGATCTTGATAAGAATATTAAAAATTTTAAAAAACATTTAGATGACATAATTGAAGACTATCCATTAATATTTGAAAAAAGAACTGGGCTTGGTCTTATGCAAGGACTTGTTTTAAAAGATAGTAAAAATTTAGATATTATTTATAAAAAATGCCTTGAAAATGGACTTTTGATACTAAAATCAGGCACAAATATACTTAGGTTTTTACCACCTTTAAATATAGATAAAGATGAAATCAAAGAGGGCTTTAAAAGATTTAAAACATCTTTAAAATGCTTATAG
- a CDS encoding trimeric intracellular cation channel family protein, whose product MTALLLTEYIGIASAALSGYLYGVKKECDLLGIFMAAFLTALSGGILRDVLVGRDVYSFTHYMPISIVLAVILFAMAFKIHTKRESLDKSTLFVMSDAIDIVSFSIVGSMVALEYGYNIFGVLLIALANGVGGGIFRDMLYNEVPWFMKTGFYGTVCIVTGLIYYFMDLVGLNNMFFIMILFAFGVVFRMIAHKKNWRLPKIEEEK is encoded by the coding sequence TTGACCGCTTTACTTCTAACTGAATATATTGGCATTGCATCAGCTGCGCTTAGTGGTTATTTATATGGAGTTAAAAAAGAGTGTGATTTACTTGGCATTTTTATGGCTGCGTTTTTAACTGCTTTAAGTGGTGGAATTTTAAGAGATGTTTTAGTTGGTAGAGATGTTTATTCTTTTACTCACTATATGCCTATAAGTATTGTTTTGGCGGTGATTTTATTTGCCATGGCTTTTAAAATTCATACAAAAAGAGAAAGTCTTGATAAAAGCACACTTTTTGTTATGAGCGATGCTATAGATATAGTTAGCTTTTCAATTGTCGGTTCAATGGTTGCGTTAGAGTATGGATACAATATATTTGGAGTTTTGTTAATAGCTCTTGCAAATGGCGTTGGCGGAGGAATTTTTAGAGATATGTTGTATAATGAAGTTCCATGGTTTATGAAAACAGGGTTTTATGGAACAGTTTGCATCGTAACGGGGCTAATTTATTATTTTATGGATTTAGTTGGATTAAACAATATGTTTTTTATAATGATACTTTTTGCTTTTGGTGTGGTTTTTAGGATGATTGCACATAAGAAAAATTGGAGATTACCAAAAATTGAGGAGGAAAAATGA